A window of Panthera tigris isolate Pti1 chromosome A3, P.tigris_Pti1_mat1.1, whole genome shotgun sequence genomic DNA:
CAGACACACACATTCTCAGTTTCTCTTCAGGCCTGTTCAGGACATGTGACTGGGGCCTGGCCAGTGGGCTGGCCCGTTTTAAAATCCCACTCTCTGTCCCAGGCTGTCTTCTTCCCTTTCAGTGTAGACAGTGGATGGGGGCCAAAGCAGGCTGATGGCACCGTCGGCCCCAGTCCCTCTCACAGAATTATCCTCTCCGTCTTCCTCGGCCCTTTGCTGTGTGCCTGCAGCTCCTCTCACTAAAGAGGTAGGGCCCATTTCTCTCCCCGGGTCTGGGATGTCATAGATGTGACACCCAGGAAGCTTGAAGAAGCATTTGCCTTGCTTTTTGCCCCTCTGCAATTACCTTAAAACCATGGCTGAGCTCGCCTGTTGGAAAATGAGAGGACCCAGTGGCCCTGTCACTCCAGCCCACCCCATGACATGTGCATTAGGCTATCTGAGACCAAAAGAGCTGCCAGTCAAGTCCAGCCTAAATTGCTGACCACAGACGCATGAACTAAAGAAATATGCGTTGGCGTTAGTTTATTTCATTAGTTTGTTTTAATGCAACATCTCATGGCACTATTTAATGAAACAGCAGCAACCCCAAAAGACTGAATGAGGGGACCACCCACCGCCAACTCTACTGGGTTCCCACATGACCGAGCAGTAAGTTTTCACTGTGCTGTCACATTGAGACTCTGGGGTTTGCTTGCTACCTCAGCAGAGCTGGCCCTCTCCGGGCTGAGCCACAAGGAACCAGATCACAGGCCCCCTCCCAGACCCCGTGCCTCAGAGGCCccagcagaggggaggtggtagACAAAGCCAAATGTAGGAATAGCGACTAGCCTCCAGATCATGGAGGAGAAGAATTGGTGCGTTTTCTGGAAGCCCATGTGCTGGTAGAGGGCCCAGGCCGAGTGCTGCACCAGGGAGGTGATGAGGATGACTTGGCTGTACCCCTGGTCCCGTGCGAACTGGAGGGCAGTCCTGACCAGGGCCTTCGCTATCCCCTGGCCTCGGTGCTCTGGGGCCACACACAGGTGAAGCAGCTGCAACTTCTCCTTCTGCAGGGTGGCAGGCAGAACGCCCATAATGCCCACGACCTGCCCCTCAGCTTCAACCACCCAGAAGCAGGAGCCAGGTTTACCCAAGTAGGTCTTGGTGATGTCAGACATATCTGTGCGCAAAGACATGGCTATAAACTTGGTCCAGGGGTATCTGGAGAGGAATCTCAGGGCAGCAAGGAGGATGAGGCTGGCTACAAGGGCCAGGACCCAGGAGCCAGAGAACAGGAAAAGGGTGAGGGGCACCCCAAGCAAGAGCACCAGGGTTCGGGGCAGCTTCAGGATGTGGCAGAAGGTGGTGGGGATGTGCTCATTCATTCCCTGGGAGAACACATCCAGGACCCGTGTGCGGTCGTTCTCCCGGTATTTGCGGATGTGATAAGGAGCCACGGAAGACTGCTGAGCCTGAATCTCAAAGtccatgagagaaagagagagagctaagTGTCCCTGCACACCTTCCGGGCCACCctggggaaaagagaggaagtcAGATGAGTGTCCCATCTCTGCCACCTCCCAGGAGTGGGGGAGACCCCTGCTCATGggcatttctttctgcttttgccCAAAAGGATGTAGGCCACAGCCACTGGGAGAAAGTGTAGGGTCAGAACGATTTGCATATGATCCTGGCTCTGtccctttctagctgtgtgaccttaacatatcacctaacttctctgaacctgtttttttcatctgtagaaCCGGATCAAGTAAAAACCTGGCTTCTGGGATTGTTTTGAAGATTTAATAAAGTAACATCAAAGCTCTGATATACAAAATaccctcctctccaccctcttTCCCCTTTTACTGGCTCACTTAGCTTGCTGGCACTTTGGGGCGGCACCATGCAGCAGCCAGACCATGTGTCCCCAGACCTTCGGTCCCTCTCCAGGAACCATACATTGTAGGAATCCTGTGTTCCCAAGTAAAAGTTTCAACAAAGACTCCTTCCCCCTTGATTGCAAATTTTAGGCTGCTGGGGTTGTGTAAGAGTCAATCACCAAAAAAGGGGCAGCCTGGACATCCAGAGGAGAGTCTGGggctccaggcctctctccaAACACTGTCCTTTCTACCCGCGTCCTCTCACCTGCTATCACAACGGCCTTGAATGTCCAGAGCAGCCTCGGAGTGGCCTCTGCTCTCAGCCTCTGCTTGGCATCCAGGAGAGACTGCCCAGGGCCTGCTCCACCACCAGGGACCAGGCCCTCCCTGGATGGCCACCTCATTGGCTGGTTCTTGCACCTGAGAGGCTGGGCTCTGACCGAGCAGGAAGCGCATTCTCCACTCACTCTTGTGATCATCAGAGACTCGGCCTGGAGTGGGGGAGCGGGGTCTGGAACAGCTCAGGGGGCCTTGCCCTTGCAGATGGCCTTCACTCTTCCTCCCGTGGTGGTTAAGGCCTGGAGTATCTCCCAGCAGGCACCTTGATGTGCTCTGGTGTCCACTCTCAGCCCCTCCACACAGCTCCTAGAAGCCTGGGGTTGCAGGCCTCACCGTGTGCTGTCTTCATGAGCTAGAGTCGAGGCTGAGCACACAAGGGGCGCTCTCCCTGCCTAGGCGTTACCTGGTCTGAGGAAGACTGACCATGGGAAGTTCCCTGCACTCATCTCACTAGGCTCCATCTTTGTTCGttcgtttgttcatttattcattcacagtaCTATTATGTATGATGCAACTACTAGGTGCCTAGCGTCCTCTTCAGCTATGAGCAACAGTGACACACGGCAATGGGCACCAGTACCATGTGCAGCTGGTGTGTGTTCGATCGTTAGAGCCTGTGCCATCACAGCTGTTAAATAGTTTGCGCTGAGGTGaactaaaaaagggaaaaacagaaaatcccTTCTCCGTGGAACGGATATGCTGTCGAGGGGGCTGCTTCCCTCCCCAAACTGAGTTTGCTCCTCTCCCCACGTGCCCTCACCCTGCGGCCCAACTAAGCCCCTCCCTCTATATTCTCACCGCTTCCTGAAGCTGAGACCACAGATCTATCTACTCAAGCATTTGTCGGTAGTGTCATCAAATGATGATCCGGCCACGCGCCGTGGGGGAGATTGGGCTACGGCACAGCGCCCGGCAGACCCTGGTTTCCCGTCCTCGAAGCTCCTCACGAGATTCCGGGGATTGCGCGGCGCGCGCCACCTCTCACACTTGTGACGCGCGCTGGGCGGAGAGGGGCGGGCCGCAAGAGAGGATTAATAAGGACCCTTAAATCGAGACCGGAAGGAGAGGTAGGCCTGAGCAGGGCCGAGTGAAGGAGAGCGTTTTGGGCTGAGGGAACAGAGGCGTGAAGACactgaggcagaacaaaggcaAGGTTTCCAGGGAAAGGTGGCCAACATGGCcacggagagagggagggagcggtGAGGGTGGCAAGGGCCGGTGCGTGTGAGGTCTGTGCCCCAGTTGTGGAGTTTGGACTCTACTCCGAAAGCGACGGGAGGCCATTGGTCTGCTTTTAGCTGGGGAGTAACCTAGGCAGGCGCGTGCACGTGTTGCTGTGGCTACAGGTGGAGAGTGAATGGGAAGAGACCGTGGAAGCGCGCAATCCCCGCCCCCCACGGGCTAGTGCGGCACCGCAGCTGATAAAGGAGCCTCGGGGTAGAGATATGCAGGATGCAAGCAAGAGCTTCTGACCAAGGAGGGCTAGTGGGAACAAAAATAGAGCCCTGCTCCACTCACCAAGCCgtcagctcccccccaccccccgccccgagctGAGTCTGGCCAAAGGAGAAGGTACCTATTTCTTACTTGCTCAAAGACATGACTCCCACTGAACTGTACATCCATCGGGCAGCATCTGTATGAAAGGGGTGCCTTGTTCTGTGTTCACCAGGAAGCCACGTGGGCTAGCAGAGGCCCTACAAGACTAAGTGGTGACTTGGACCAGAGTGAGGCGATGGTGAGAACCAGCCCACCTGTAGGTGCATCTGGGGACAGAAACGGCAGGAGTTTGTAATGATCGAGATGGGAATGAGGATGAGGAAGGGGTCAGAGATGATAGTCACATTTCTGGCAAGAGCCTCTAGAGCATgctggagagagacagacttGGAGAGAAAGATCATAACTGGGGCTGGTGGTACCATCCTGAGGCCTTCTGATCAGAAACCAAAGACGGGCAGGCTGGGATCCAGGCCCAGTGGATGGAGACTGCTGACGGTTCTGGGTCTTTGGCAGAAGGGTAGAGTTTAACGTGAAATCTGAGTGGTGAGCCATGCGTATTTGCTACATTTGTttcatacatttaatatttaaacatttcaatGTTAAGTAACATTTGAACTAAGAATCAAAACGGGGGACAGAGAGCTCCAAAGTACAGTTGAGTTTTCCTACCAAGTCTGCTATTAACCAGTCAAAAACCTCACAGTCAAGCTGAAGGGTCAAAGGTCTGTGGTCTGTccccacattctctttctctgtattctcTCTGGTCCTCTGTAGCATCCTCAAAACCCAGTGACCTTGGTTTACATACAGGCTTTTCATCCTCACAGCCATGAACAATGATCATGATTtattgacatgaaaaaaaaaaaaaaagtcaaaatataaCTGCAAGAAATAAAGGATTATAAAGCCGTAGGTTTTAACTCATTTTGGTGAAAATGTAACCTGAAAATAATGTACGGACACAAGCATGCAGAGAGAAAAGTCTGAGTGATCATACCAGATGCTGGCAGCATCTGTCTCTGGATGGAGGGCCTGTGGCTCATTCTCTGTGTAAAAGATGAAGCCTGGAGTGGgctgaggctccaggctcttgctTTCAGATGATGAAACAGAGGTTTGGGAATCTACCTGGCTCTGCCTCAGCTGGATCTGAGAGCCTAGAGGGACCTATCTAAGATCATGAACTCCTAAAGGTAAGGCAGAGGTGCTTATTCTATTAGTTCatgttttaattaacttttagtgtatataattcagtggcattttgtACACACACTGTGTCATACGGCCACcacttctgactccaaagcctttTCACATCCCAAAAGGAATTCCCTTGCCCCTGTGCAGTCACTCTCTCCACCTGTTCTCTCCAGACCCTGGCAACAACTAACCTGCTTTCTGGATGTTTCATTgaaatgaaatcatgtgatatgtGAACTTCTGTGTTCAGCTTCTTTTACTttatgtcttcaaggttcacccatggtgtagcatgtatcagtacatcattgcttttctatggctgaataatattccatgggaGGGATagaccacatttgtttatccattcatccagtgatggacatttgggttgtttccaccttttggctgtggTGAATAGTGCTGTTAGGAACGTTTGGGTACACGTTTTTGTTTGAGCACCTGTTTTCAGTTCTATTGGTTgtatacccagtagtggaatttctgggtcatatggtaattttatgtttaacattttgaggaactgccaacaTGTtgtccaaagtggctgcactgtTTTACTTTTCCACCAGTAGTGagccctattttattttactacctGCCTCAGCAATACTGCCTGGTACATAAAGGGAAGAGATTGTTGTTATTCACTGAGAAATCAGATGACTGACACTGTGACGAAGCTATTTTCCTATGCTCTGCTATTTGATATTCATGACAACCAAGGACAAAGGTTGCTATTAAtgttcccattttgcaaatgg
This region includes:
- the NAT8 gene encoding N-acetyltransferase 8, with translation MDFEIQAQQSSVAPYHIRKYRENDRTRVLDVFSQGMNEHIPTTFCHILKLPRTLVLLLGVPLTLFLFSGSWVLALVASLILLAALRFLSRYPWTKFIAMSLRTDMSDITKTYLGKPGSCFWVVEAEGQVVGIMGVLPATLQKEKLQLLHLCVAPEHRGQGIAKALVRTALQFARDQGYSQVILITSLVQHSAWALYQHMGFQKTHQFFSSMIWRLVAIPTFGFVYHLPSAGASEARGLGGGL